One genomic window of Cannabis sativa cultivar Pink pepper isolate KNU-18-1 chromosome 2, ASM2916894v1, whole genome shotgun sequence includes the following:
- the LOC133034627 gene encoding F-box/LRR-repeat protein At3g26922-like: protein MDNDNMNLSKRRKRQSSSSLTMVDGNDGEDRISKLPNSVIVHILSFLKTENVVPTCVLSKRWKFIWYSVPTIFFSMTGLCSRMDTAQYLEWQQDPEKFYIYVEKYLEHRKKGMYFIENSISTSFKLEMFGYYKKSKAGIVDKWLAFAVENKVKEINLSIGRDKDNGGCCYCLPKILVNATYLTILELCGVGLNTSHSFNFPSLKTLSLEYVWLSHTAKEDVVVKFLLGCHSLEKLQLCRYEFLHIDGKLRLGSLSLKFLELEHTINVDDIKVEAINLESLVLRGASVRNINFSACKKIRNLLLDDTSDEFEPLLHTLLANNPLLENLTLIFHHLHENHLKISGKELKSFNFTSSYFGPCNITIESAPKLAYFCYEGHMDLSISIEPSISLSGKIVILEGETEYVDDRYEAAWFTDMLNFLLNLNCSWNTISLHVVEYEALIWPEKLKRVCRSPLLNWKHLKVITKCSNPKRISDLKDSLMWISPSLETLSINEKHIF from the exons ATGGATAATGATAATATGAACTTGAGCAAAAGGCGTAAAAgacaatcatcatcatcattaacaATGGTGGATGGAAATGATGGTGAAGACAGAATTTCGAAACTTCCTAATTCAGTGATCGTTCACATCCTATCCTTTCTCAAAACTGAAAACGTGGTTCCGACATGCGTTCTTTCAAAGCGTTGGAAGTTTATCTGGTATTCAGTCCCCACAATCTTTTTCTCCATGACTGGTCTCTGTAGTAGAATGGACACCGCACAGTATTTGGAATGGCAACAGGACCCAGAAAAGTTCTACATTTATGTTGAAAAATATTTGGAACACCGTAAGAAAGGTATGTATTTTATAGAAAATTCAATTTCAACTAGTTTTAAGCTTGAAATGTTTGGTTACTATAAAAAAAGTAAGGCTGGGATCGTAGATAAATGGTTAGCTTTTGCAGTTGAGAATAAAGTTAAGGAAATAAATCTTAGCATAGGCAGAGACAAAGACAATGGAGGTTGTTGCTACTGCTTACCCAAAATACTTGTCAATGCAACATATTTGACTATTTTGGAGTTGTGTGGAGTAGGATTGAATACTTCTCATTCATTTAATTTCCCATCACTAAAAACTTTGTCATTGGAATATGTTTGGCTTTCCCATACTGCAAAGGAGGATGTGGTAGTTAAGTTTTTGTTGGGTTGTCATTCTCTTGAGAAATTGCAGTTATGTAGATATGAATTCTTGCATATTGATGGTAAGCTTCGACTGGGAAGCTTGAGCCTTAAGTTCTTggaattggaacatacaataaatGTTGATGACATAAAAGTTGAGGCCATAAATCTTGAATCTTTAGTACTAAGGGGTGCTTCGGTGCGCAATATAAATTTCTCTGCTTGCAAGAAAATTAGAAATCTCTTGTTAGATGATACTAGTGATGAATTCGAGCCATTGTTACACACTCTTCTTGCTAATAATCCTCTTCTTGAGAATTTGACTTTGATCTTCCATCATTTACATGAGAACCATCTCAAAATCTCGGGTAAAGAGTTGAAAAGTTTCAATTTTACGAGTTCTTACTTTGGACCGTGCAATATTACGATTGAATCAGCCCCGAAATTAGCATACTTTTGTTACGAAGGTCATATGGATCTAAGCATATCAATAGAGCCATCTATTTCCTTGAGTGGAAAAATTGTGATACTTGAGGGGGAGACTGAGTATGTGGATGATCGCTATGAGGCGGCCTGGTTTACTGATATGTTGAATTTTCTTTTGAATCTCAATTGCTCTTGGAATACTATTAGCCTACATGTTGTGGAATATGAG GCTCTTATTTGGCCAGAAAAGTTGAAAAGGGTATGTCGTTCTCCATTGCTTAATTGGAAACATCTCAAAGTTATTACCAAATGTAGTAATCCTAAAAGAATATCGGATTTGAAGGACTCGTTGATGTGGATTTCACCTTCTTTAGAAACATTGTCTATTAATGAAAAACATATATTTTAG